From Gemmatimonadota bacterium, one genomic window encodes:
- a CDS encoding GH116 family glycosyl-hydrolase, with translation MTPVNKENAPTIASLPFRLGVGSALKAAALAYSQTVRNESGLLAYWRVGDTQNADAGREDSYVALGIVPHLDENPAGDASVEFFFQVISDEPLDYEPCLISHQLSHGEQTRFAFHVTRDLNALRFLNGTTNTLIFPPDGSIKVGHWYHFLATSKPRQEFRAYIDGVECFLDMGSLAFGLLRQACPIQIGASSENGEDRAVNCAIDEVAIYNVALTPLDIAQHVDAAGRETLRKRMVHDREQREDEEKEVAAEALKARLNDPTLLDPGDTKVYEGQYLDAISLPVGGIGAGLIQVNGKAERSVWQIFNNFEHVEVPNSFFAVWARSQGKEPMVKALQTSDVGVFPAMDRLRFRGEYPFGWFEFADAAFPLRVEMEVFNPLIPLDVKSSSIPCGIFNLTASNEGDSPVEVSFLATQQNAIGIAGDSPNGGYGGNVNRVIREDDATSIHMTHLSATDEDMVLSAQVVNACATASWTGLRDLYEAFSRDGDLEYVESAGPSATGETVDCALATPFVLRPGEKRTITFVLTWYFPNTNHGSRIWVKHGNIYSNWWTDALDVYAYLKANLGDLTQQTRCFHDTLYASNLPHWLLDRISSQVAVLRSRTCFWAKDGYFGANEGCAPTSGCCLGNCSHVWHYAQAHARLFPEIARRMREQTFALQREDGGLPFRHSDRHFEIQGPAIDGMLGDILSTYREYQCSSDQQWLHAHWPSAQKAMDFVIARWDSDEDGLLSGSQHNTLDGELSGSTSWMGTLYLSALAACEEMAVLEDDAQSVDRYRRLREKGTRNQNQTLWNGEYYVQSPDEDAHEDYGDGCHIDQVLGEWWAPQVNLSGHYPRTNIRSALRSLLQYNFKQHFRTTTQRPRKFVDNDDAAMKMISWPKGPQPFRSTKYGDEAMTGFEYGAAATMVQFGMLREGLMVARAVYDRYDGRLRDQLTEMNTASWGYSGNPFGDDECGKFYARAMSVWSLLLACQGFVYEGPKARIGFAPVWKPDDHVSFFTAAEGWGLFRQRRDVHMQVMELSVEWGRLPIRIFEFELPEGRRVQSVVASVGREVVSTTASFSDDKVSLTIEEEVVLTAGDKMAVEVSVNR, from the coding sequence ATGACACCTGTAAATAAAGAAAACGCGCCGACAATCGCTTCGTTGCCCTTTAGATTGGGTGTGGGATCTGCATTAAAAGCTGCGGCTCTGGCTTATTCGCAGACTGTTCGCAATGAGTCGGGGCTTTTGGCTTATTGGCGAGTGGGAGATACCCAGAACGCAGATGCCGGTAGAGAGGATTCGTATGTGGCTTTGGGAATTGTGCCACATTTGGATGAAAATCCAGCGGGCGACGCATCTGTTGAATTCTTTTTTCAAGTTATTTCCGATGAGCCGTTGGACTACGAACCCTGTCTTATTTCGCATCAGCTATCCCACGGTGAACAGACGCGATTTGCGTTTCATGTGACGCGAGATTTGAATGCGCTTCGATTTCTCAACGGCACGACAAATACGCTGATTTTCCCGCCTGATGGATCTATAAAAGTGGGGCATTGGTATCATTTTTTGGCTACGAGCAAGCCGCGACAGGAATTTCGCGCTTATATCGATGGCGTCGAATGCTTTCTGGATATGGGGTCTCTGGCGTTTGGTCTGCTGCGGCAAGCTTGTCCGATACAGATTGGCGCGTCCAGCGAAAATGGTGAGGATCGGGCTGTAAATTGTGCGATAGATGAGGTGGCCATATACAATGTGGCTCTGACGCCATTGGATATCGCGCAACACGTTGATGCGGCTGGTCGAGAGACGCTCAGAAAGCGGATGGTGCATGATCGAGAACAACGGGAGGATGAAGAAAAAGAGGTAGCGGCAGAGGCGCTTAAAGCGCGCCTAAATGATCCCACTCTGCTCGATCCCGGCGATACAAAAGTCTATGAGGGGCAATATCTGGATGCGATTTCTCTGCCGGTGGGAGGGATTGGTGCGGGTTTGATTCAGGTGAATGGCAAGGCAGAGCGATCAGTATGGCAAATATTCAACAATTTTGAGCATGTTGAAGTGCCCAATAGCTTTTTTGCCGTGTGGGCGAGATCTCAGGGAAAAGAGCCTATGGTCAAGGCGTTGCAGACTTCGGATGTTGGCGTATTTCCCGCGATGGATCGTCTAAGATTCAGGGGGGAATACCCGTTTGGATGGTTTGAGTTCGCTGATGCCGCTTTTCCCCTTCGGGTCGAAATGGAGGTTTTTAACCCGCTGATTCCCCTCGATGTGAAATCCTCGAGTATCCCGTGTGGGATTTTTAATCTGACGGCGAGTAATGAGGGCGATTCCCCTGTAGAAGTCAGTTTTCTGGCTACGCAACAAAACGCGATTGGCATCGCGGGAGATAGCCCCAATGGGGGTTATGGCGGGAATGTCAACCGGGTGATTCGAGAGGATGATGCGACTTCGATTCATATGACGCACCTGTCGGCAACGGATGAAGATATGGTGCTGTCGGCACAGGTGGTAAATGCCTGTGCGACAGCTTCCTGGACCGGCTTGCGCGATTTGTATGAAGCGTTTTCAAGAGATGGTGATCTGGAATATGTCGAATCAGCGGGGCCGTCGGCTACTGGCGAAACGGTCGATTGCGCGCTGGCTACGCCATTTGTGCTTCGACCAGGGGAAAAACGCACTATTACCTTTGTTCTCACCTGGTATTTCCCCAACACCAACCATGGTTCGCGTATATGGGTGAAACACGGCAATATATATTCAAATTGGTGGACTGACGCGCTGGATGTTTATGCGTATCTCAAGGCTAATCTCGGTGATTTGACACAACAGACGCGGTGCTTTCACGATACGCTCTATGCGTCTAATCTCCCACACTGGTTGCTGGACCGAATAAGTTCACAGGTTGCCGTATTGAGAAGCAGGACGTGTTTTTGGGCAAAAGATGGGTATTTTGGAGCCAATGAAGGTTGCGCACCAACTTCGGGTTGTTGCCTGGGGAATTGCAGTCATGTGTGGCACTATGCCCAGGCGCATGCGCGTCTTTTTCCCGAGATCGCGCGGAGAATGCGCGAGCAGACATTTGCATTGCAGCGGGAAGATGGGGGATTGCCTTTTCGCCACAGCGATCGTCATTTTGAAATACAAGGCCCGGCAATTGATGGGATGCTCGGCGATATTTTGAGTACGTATCGCGAGTATCAGTGTAGCTCGGATCAACAGTGGTTGCACGCGCATTGGCCCAGTGCGCAGAAGGCGATGGATTTTGTGATTGCGCGATGGGATTCAGATGAAGATGGCTTGTTATCGGGTTCGCAACACAATACGCTCGATGGTGAACTGTCGGGATCAACATCGTGGATGGGGACGCTTTATTTGTCAGCTCTTGCGGCGTGTGAAGAGATGGCTGTATTGGAAGATGATGCACAGTCCGTCGACCGATATCGCAGGTTGCGCGAAAAGGGAACGCGAAATCAGAACCAGACTCTCTGGAATGGCGAGTACTATGTGCAGAGTCCCGATGAGGATGCCCATGAAGACTACGGAGATGGTTGCCATATCGATCAGGTGCTGGGTGAGTGGTGGGCACCGCAGGTGAATTTGTCGGGTCACTATCCCCGGACAAATATTCGTTCTGCGCTGCGGTCACTTTTGCAGTACAATTTCAAGCAGCATTTTCGGACGACGACACAGAGGCCGAGAAAATTTGTCGATAACGACGATGCGGCCATGAAGATGATTTCTTGGCCAAAGGGTCCTCAGCCATTTCGCAGTACGAAATACGGCGACGAGGCGATGACGGGTTTTGAGTATGGCGCTGCTGCAACGATGGTTCAGTTTGGAATGCTCAGGGAAGGTCTGATGGTTGCTCGCGCTGTTTACGATCGCTACGATGGCAGGTTGCGCGATCAGTTGACGGAGATGAATACGGCGTCGTGGGGATATAGCGGGAATCCATTTGGCGACGATGAGTGCGGCAAATTTTATGCACGGGCGATGAGTGTGTGGTCGTTATTGCTCGCTTGCCAGGGTTTTGTCTATGAAGGTCCCAAAGCGCGGATTGGCTTTGCACCTGTATGGAAGCCCGATGATCACGTATCCTTTTTTACTGCAG
- a CDS encoding sulfatase-like hydrolase/transferase, translating to MRHSQQIPGQRPNILIICSDQHHPAMVGYRQYPFIETPNLDRLAGEGTHFTRAYANCAVCGPSRMSFMTGKYVHQIDSWSNGVPLPEEEKQKTWAARLDQNGIESTCIGKIDSAGTVDDHNPGFTHFDEPLHRTAWDPYPRELPFVTRLPGYTRPASRRFLLEAGGGDVAKIDDRQELGFYGHDREVTDKTLAYLREKGQDKSDSPWVLYVGYLYPHWPYRVPQKYFDMYYPDRILMPHDAQFPNLDIHPAMQEWQASNVFGDVTEDMLRRTIAAYCGMITCMDDMIGEILDELQDQGLYENTYIIYTSDHGESMGEHGLFFKHCSYEGAIGVPLVITGPGIPEGEVNTDTPVSLIDLYPTILDMAGVDSEPGLPGASWLPLVRGEPHERSERVFAEWHGPQLRGAYYMIVRGDYKYTWYEFHPPSLFNVKEDPKEERDLASDIEQADRLKAFEEELRSIVDPKATALRAKRDLGLIAPDGTDMTDSLIPWVGFEDGTLEKVMRADRARHRRS from the coding sequence ATGAGGCACTCTCAACAAATACCGGGTCAGCGTCCCAATATTCTGATTATATGCAGCGATCAGCATCATCCAGCAATGGTGGGATATCGGCAGTACCCATTTATCGAGACGCCCAATCTGGATCGCCTCGCAGGTGAAGGTACACACTTTACGCGGGCGTATGCCAATTGTGCGGTGTGCGGTCCCAGTCGCATGAGTTTTATGACGGGGAAGTACGTTCACCAGATTGATAGCTGGTCGAATGGCGTGCCTCTGCCCGAAGAAGAAAAACAAAAGACCTGGGCAGCGCGGTTGGATCAGAATGGTATTGAATCGACTTGTATCGGCAAAATTGACTCTGCGGGCACTGTTGACGATCACAACCCGGGATTTACGCATTTTGACGAACCCCTTCACCGAACGGCATGGGACCCGTATCCGAGAGAGTTACCTTTTGTCACGCGCCTTCCGGGATATACGCGGCCAGCCAGTCGGAGATTTTTGCTCGAAGCGGGTGGGGGAGATGTCGCTAAAATTGATGATCGGCAGGAGTTGGGATTCTATGGTCACGACCGCGAGGTGACGGATAAGACGCTGGCGTATTTGCGGGAAAAGGGGCAGGATAAATCGGATTCCCCCTGGGTGCTTTATGTCGGCTATCTGTATCCTCACTGGCCGTATCGCGTACCTCAGAAATATTTCGATATGTACTATCCCGATCGCATTTTGATGCCTCACGATGCACAGTTCCCAAATCTCGATATTCATCCCGCGATGCAGGAGTGGCAAGCCTCCAATGTATTTGGGGACGTGACAGAGGATATGCTGCGCCGGACGATTGCCGCTTATTGCGGTATGATCACCTGTATGGATGATATGATCGGGGAGATTCTCGATGAGTTGCAGGACCAGGGTCTTTATGAAAACACGTATATCATCTACACATCGGATCATGGTGAATCCATGGGCGAACACGGGCTTTTTTTTAAGCACTGTTCTTATGAAGGGGCGATTGGGGTTCCTCTTGTGATCACAGGACCGGGTATTCCTGAGGGAGAGGTCAATACCGATACGCCCGTTTCTCTAATCGATCTCTATCCCACCATTTTGGACATGGCGGGGGTAGATTCCGAACCAGGTCTGCCCGGCGCAAGCTGGTTGCCACTTGTGAGGGGGGAACCACACGAACGGTCTGAGCGCGTTTTTGCAGAATGGCATGGTCCGCAACTTCGAGGCGCGTATTATATGATTGTGCGGGGCGATTACAAATACACCTGGTATGAATTTCATCCGCCCTCGTTATTCAATGTGAAGGAAGACCCGAAGGAAGAGCGCGATCTCGCATCGGATATTGAACAGGCCGATAGGCTCAAGGCATTCGAAGAAGAACTGCGTTCCATAGTCGATCCAAAGGCGACGGCTCTGCGTGCCAAGCGAGATTTGGGGCTGATTGCTCCAGATGGCACGGATATGACCGATAGCCTTATACCCTGGGTGGGTTTTGAAGACGGGACACTTGAGAAAGTTATGCGCGCCGACCGTGCGCGGCATAGACGGTCATAA
- a CDS encoding arylsulfatase: protein MAEKPNVIVIFTDDQGYGDASCLNPDAKFPTPNLDRLSAEGIAFTNGHCSDTVCTPSRYGLLTGRYSWRTLKKQGVFPAEVPCLITDERMTLASMFGAVGYDTAMVGKWHLGMNFPGEVGNRDWSQPVTDMPLDKGFDYFYGIPASLNYGILAWFEGRYARVPPTVYTAKKPNNRHVDYRIMPPYENTPEETLEALGTMGMEVAPDFIDNECLTRFTDKAIAWMQGKETSAKSGKPFFLYLPFTSPHYPVCPREEFWNLGDCGGYGEFMIETDYHVGRVLDYLEQSGLDDNTIVVYTSDNGPENSWRGRIGEFGHHSNGIYRGGKRDIYEGGHRVPFFMRWPKGIQKPGRKCDDLVGLVDLMTTFAEVVGAELPADAGEDSQSFAKILSDSDTLHERLPLINHGAGGRFAITEGMWKLVMAHRDEPLELYNLANDPGETKNAIGDHPEIVADLTDKITSIVCNGRTTPGENQANDTDYWGDLTWISSEDYRARQLR, encoded by the coding sequence ATGGCAGAGAAGCCCAATGTGATCGTAATTTTTACAGATGATCAGGGATATGGCGACGCGAGTTGCCTGAATCCAGATGCGAAGTTTCCAACGCCAAATCTGGATCGGCTATCAGCAGAAGGGATCGCTTTTACCAATGGGCATTGCTCAGATACGGTTTGCACACCTTCGCGTTATGGATTGCTGACTGGACGCTATTCCTGGCGGACGTTGAAGAAACAGGGCGTTTTTCCCGCCGAGGTGCCGTGTCTGATTACAGACGAACGTATGACGCTGGCTTCAATGTTTGGGGCAGTTGGATATGATACGGCAATGGTAGGCAAGTGGCATCTGGGTATGAATTTTCCTGGCGAGGTGGGCAATCGCGATTGGAGTCAGCCTGTTACCGATATGCCGTTGGATAAGGGATTTGATTATTTCTACGGCATACCCGCTTCGCTCAATTATGGAATTCTCGCCTGGTTTGAAGGGCGATATGCCAGAGTACCGCCGACAGTTTATACGGCTAAAAAACCCAATAACCGGCATGTGGATTATCGCATCATGCCACCGTATGAGAATACGCCAGAAGAAACTCTTGAAGCATTAGGCACAATGGGGATGGAGGTTGCGCCTGATTTTATAGATAATGAGTGTTTGACGCGGTTTACCGATAAGGCGATTGCATGGATGCAGGGCAAAGAAACAAGTGCCAAAAGTGGTAAGCCGTTTTTTTTGTACCTGCCATTTACATCGCCGCACTATCCCGTATGTCCTCGTGAGGAATTTTGGAATCTGGGCGATTGTGGTGGCTATGGTGAGTTTATGATTGAGACGGATTACCATGTAGGGCGGGTGCTGGATTATCTGGAACAGTCGGGATTGGATGATAATACTATTGTTGTATATACCAGTGATAATGGTCCTGAGAATTCGTGGCGTGGACGGATTGGCGAATTTGGTCATCATAGCAATGGGATTTATCGCGGAGGCAAAAGGGATATTTACGAAGGTGGACATCGCGTGCCGTTTTTTATGCGGTGGCCCAAAGGCATTCAGAAGCCCGGGCGCAAATGTGATGATCTGGTAGGTCTGGTCGATTTGATGACAACTTTTGCTGAGGTTGTAGGGGCCGAGTTGCCTGCTGATGCGGGCGAAGATAGCCAGAGTTTTGCGAAGATACTCAGTGATTCTGACACACTCCATGAACGATTGCCTTTGATTAACCACGGTGCTGGGGGCCGGTTTGCGATTACAGAAGGCATGTGGAAGCTGGTTATGGCGCACAGGGATGAGCCGCTGGAGCTTTACAATCTCGCGAATGATCCCGGCGAGACAAAAAACGCGATTGGCGATCACCCTGAGATTGTAGCAGACCTGACTGATAAAATTACAAGCATTGTGTGCAATGGGCGTACGACTCCTGGTGAGAATCAGGCGAATGATACCGATTACTGGGGTGATTTGACGTGGATTTCATCTGAGGATTATCGGGCAAGGCAACTAAGATGA
- a CDS encoding SDR family NAD(P)-dependent oxidoreductase yields the protein MKTKDATGQTVIVTGSNRGIGLGWVKHYLNAGDSVVATCRTPAEATDLIALKEEYGNKLLIEQLDMSNEEHFYRLGESLAQQGVRIDIAINNAGSGSGKPFGEWNTESFAITFEVHTIGSALFAQMVTPLLNDGAKLVLTSSGVGSIARANRQNEMDAYAIAKAGVNMLARRLSARLADRNIVVVAITPGAVLTGMNPNGTISVEESVGLMTSTLDKLTMEDSGGFFQNNGTVVPW from the coding sequence ATGAAAACTAAAGATGCGACAGGACAGACTGTGATTGTAACTGGCTCGAATCGAGGAATCGGGCTTGGGTGGGTAAAGCATTATCTTAATGCAGGTGATTCTGTCGTGGCCACTTGCCGGACACCAGCGGAGGCAACAGATCTGATTGCGCTGAAAGAAGAATACGGGAATAAGCTGTTGATTGAGCAGTTGGATATGTCGAATGAAGAACATTTCTACCGTTTGGGGGAATCCCTGGCTCAGCAAGGGGTGCGTATTGACATTGCCATCAATAATGCTGGCTCGGGTAGTGGCAAACCTTTTGGCGAGTGGAACACGGAGAGTTTTGCGATTACTTTCGAGGTGCATACCATTGGTTCTGCTTTGTTTGCACAAATGGTTACGCCACTGCTGAACGACGGGGCAAAGCTGGTGCTGACCTCTTCTGGTGTGGGCAGTATTGCGCGCGCCAATCGCCAAAACGAAATGGATGCTTATGCCATTGCCAAAGCAGGGGTCAATATGCTTGCCAGGCGATTGTCAGCCAGACTCGCTGACCGAAATATTGTCGTGGTTGCTATCACACCGGGGGCTGTACTTACAGGCATGAATCCGAACGGTACGATTTCCGTAGAGGAATCCGTTGGACTGATGACCAGCACGCTGGATAAGCTGACCATGGAGGATAGTGGTGGATTCTTTCAGAATAATGGCACGGTAGTGCCCTGGTAG
- a CDS encoding GMC family oxidoreductase N-terminal domain-containing protein, whose amino-acid sequence MNYDYIIIGAGSAGCAVAGRLSESGQYRVLLLEAGGPDDRDAIHIPARFPDLFHTDKDWDYETTPQAGFNGRRDYVPRGKMYGGSSSINAMVYQRGHPSDYDQWAAMGNDGWAYVDVLPYFRKMQHQMRGGSEHHGIEGPIHVSDPRDPNPLSVAFVEAAQQVGFRLNRDFNDGNQEGFGLYQVTQKEGQRCSAAVGYLHPALERDNFTAIPYAHVTHLELDRNRCVGVHYTHEGKAHEVGAGREVVLCGGAINSPQLLMLSGIGPPEHLNALGIPVVKALPGVGQNLMEHVQVGIAYACTEEIAQAGKDNPEQAIRYQNERMGLLTSNLGEAGGFVKLSADASAPELQFHFGPDWFVLHGSQEMEGHGFTILPGLVGTKSVGDLKLRSADPFDAPLIDPQCLVEEADVRVMLEGVKLARKIAHAQAFDRYRGQEFLPGDDVQDNQALIDFIRNYSTTIYHPVGTCKMGKDDMAVVNNRLRVYGIEGLRVADASIMPFIINANTNAPCMMIGEKAADMILGG is encoded by the coding sequence ATGAATTACGACTACATCATTATTGGCGCAGGGTCGGCAGGGTGTGCTGTTGCGGGTCGTTTGAGTGAAAGTGGGCAGTATCGCGTTTTATTGTTGGAAGCGGGTGGTCCGGATGATCGGGATGCAATTCACATTCCTGCGCGATTTCCAGACCTGTTTCATACAGATAAAGATTGGGATTATGAAACCACACCGCAAGCCGGATTTAATGGGCGGCGGGATTACGTGCCGCGCGGCAAAATGTACGGCGGTTCGAGTTCTATCAATGCGATGGTCTATCAGCGAGGTCATCCGAGCGATTACGATCAGTGGGCTGCGATGGGGAATGATGGCTGGGCGTATGTCGATGTGTTGCCCTATTTCAGGAAGATGCAGCACCAGATGCGGGGAGGCTCTGAACATCACGGGATAGAAGGTCCGATTCATGTGTCAGATCCTCGGGATCCAAATCCATTGAGTGTGGCGTTTGTCGAAGCGGCTCAGCAGGTGGGGTTCCGGCTGAATCGAGATTTTAATGACGGGAATCAGGAGGGGTTTGGCCTGTATCAGGTCACACAGAAGGAAGGCCAGAGGTGCAGCGCAGCGGTGGGGTATTTGCATCCGGCGTTGGAACGAGACAACTTTACCGCGATTCCATACGCCCACGTTACACACCTTGAATTAGATCGTAACAGGTGTGTTGGTGTTCATTATACGCACGAAGGGAAGGCGCATGAGGTTGGGGCTGGTAGAGAAGTGGTACTTTGTGGCGGGGCAATCAATTCACCTCAGTTGCTGATGCTGTCGGGCATTGGTCCGCCAGAACATCTCAATGCGCTGGGTATTCCGGTTGTTAAGGCATTGCCGGGTGTGGGGCAAAATTTGATGGAGCATGTTCAGGTAGGGATTGCGTATGCCTGTACTGAGGAGATTGCGCAGGCTGGCAAAGATAATCCTGAGCAAGCGATCAGATATCAAAACGAAAGAATGGGATTGCTCACTTCCAATTTGGGGGAAGCGGGTGGGTTTGTGAAATTGTCTGCCGATGCGTCTGCGCCGGAATTGCAATTTCATTTTGGACCTGATTGGTTTGTTTTGCACGGGTCTCAAGAGATGGAAGGGCATGGATTCACAATTCTACCGGGGCTGGTGGGGACAAAAAGTGTAGGAGACCTTAAGCTGCGTTCGGCAGATCCGTTTGATGCACCATTGATCGATCCTCAATGCCTGGTTGAGGAGGCCGATGTGCGCGTGATGCTGGAAGGTGTTAAACTGGCGCGCAAGATTGCACATGCACAAGCTTTTGACCGATATCGCGGGCAAGAGTTTTTGCCGGGGGATGATGTGCAGGATAATCAAGCGCTGATTGACTTTATTCGCAATTATTCAACGACTATTTATCATCCGGTGGGTACGTGTAAGATGGGCAAAGATGATATGGCTGTGGTGAACAATCGGCTTCGGGTATATGGAATTGAGGGGTTGCGCGTAGCAGATGCTTCGATTATGCCATTCATTATCAATGCAAATACCAACGCGCCGTGCATGATGATTGGGGAGAAAGCCGCAGATATGATTCTGGGTGGCTAA